A genome region from Fodinibius salicampi includes the following:
- a CDS encoding YncE family protein, with product MKIRYIPLLLLITVTLSSCLGDNGNNPDPLELATVYVSNEGNFSDANGTITSYDPKSGSTLKAAFEDANGRPLAGIIQSAKIRGSRMYIVLNEANKIEIVDVRSLESIGTIEMSTTPTDFEILTEQVGYVSNLYDGSISIVDLENFEETDEERISVGSQPRSMVRIGNFVYVANSGSGDDQTVTVVNGSNDTVEETIEVGAGPTEIARDTGNRLWVVCKGKIAYDENWERDPENDIPGSVHIIDGQTATVIDSIETGGHPTGIALNNNGAEAYLIDEVLSAINMNTFEIKEDTLIDRTFSSIEYMPTEGRLYVGDSKGYSQNGQAIVYELDGTAIDSFSVGIAPKAFHFIVN from the coding sequence ATGAAAATTAGATACATTCCCTTATTACTTTTGATAACAGTGACCCTGAGTTCCTGCCTGGGGGACAACGGAAATAATCCTGATCCACTTGAGCTTGCAACCGTTTATGTTAGCAATGAAGGAAATTTCAGCGATGCAAACGGCACCATTACAAGTTACGACCCCAAATCCGGAAGTACCTTGAAGGCCGCTTTTGAAGATGCTAATGGTCGGCCTCTTGCTGGTATCATTCAATCTGCTAAGATACGCGGCTCTCGAATGTATATCGTGCTCAATGAAGCTAATAAAATAGAAATCGTTGATGTAAGATCGTTGGAAAGCATTGGAACTATTGAGATGTCAACGACTCCAACAGATTTCGAGATTCTTACTGAACAGGTCGGTTATGTAAGCAATCTTTACGATGGAAGCATTTCGATAGTGGATCTGGAAAACTTTGAGGAGACAGATGAAGAACGAATTTCCGTCGGCTCCCAGCCCAGAAGCATGGTCCGAATAGGAAATTTTGTTTATGTCGCCAACAGCGGCTCCGGTGATGATCAAACTGTAACGGTCGTTAATGGAAGCAACGATACCGTCGAAGAAACTATTGAAGTAGGGGCTGGACCTACGGAGATTGCAAGAGATACTGGTAATCGCTTGTGGGTGGTGTGTAAAGGAAAAATAGCCTATGATGAAAACTGGGAGCGCGACCCGGAGAATGATATTCCCGGTAGTGTCCATATCATTGACGGTCAAACAGCTACCGTTATAGATTCTATAGAAACCGGAGGGCATCCTACGGGTATTGCCCTCAATAATAATGGAGCCGAAGCTTATTTAATAGACGAGGTGTTATCCGCGATCAATATGAATACGTTTGAAATAAAAGAGGATACCCTCATTGATCGTACTTTCAGCAGCATTGAGTATATGCCTACCGAAGGCAGACTTTATGTCGGAGACAGTAAGGGATACAGTCAGAATGGACAGGCAATTGTTTATGAACTAGACGGAACAGCGATAGATTCTTTTAGCGTAGGTATTGCACCTAAAGCATTTCACTTCATAGTGAACTAA
- a CDS encoding vitamin B12-dependent ribonucleotide reductase, with protein MKFTRFYTQDDWETPFGDMKFESRKSEIKNPDGSMVFSMDELIVPEDWSQVSTDVIAQKYFRKAGVPKKTKKVKEKGVPKWLQRSVPDEKAMKDIPEDERFGGEDDSRQVFHRLAGCWTYWGWKHDYFDSEKNAKVFYDELCYMLANQMAAPNSPQWFNTGLHWAYGINGPSQGHYYVDGKSGELKRSEDAYTHPQPHACFIQSIDDNLVNEGGIMDLWVREARLFKYGSGTGSNFSKIRGEGEPLSGGGKSSGLMSFLKIGDKAAGAIKSGGTTRRAAKMVTLDLDHPDIEEYVNWKVREEQKVASIVTGSKILEKHLKKIIKLCNKPVEIDGRTFNGAVSRDPLKNKELGKAIKEAKEDQVPLNYIERVVQLAEQGFTDLEFDTYDTDWDSEAYRTVSGQNSNNSVRIPNKFMKAVKNNDEWNLYWRTEKRNAEKEGREPEPCKSMPARELWDDIANAAWACADPGAQYHDTINEWHTCPEDGPINGSNPCSEYMFLDNTACNLASLNLMKYFKTDQCQEFDVEALRNASRLWTVVLEISVLMAQFPSKEIADLSYKYRTLGLGYANIGAALMVQGVPYDSPEGCAIAGGLTSIIHMNAYATSAEMASELGTFERYEANKEHMLRVVRNHKRAAFNVDPDEYEGLTVKPMGIDANECPDNLLKAAREDSKKAVEMGKEHGYRNAQVTVIAPTGTIGLVMDCDTTGIEPDFALVKFKKLAGGGHFKIINQCVPKALENLGYSPKERKEIINYAKGYGTLDGCPHINEESLREKGFGDKQLEAIEEALPSSFEVKFAFNQWTLGEDFCKEELGLTDEQLANPQFDILKHLGFTNEEIREANNYVCGTMTVEGAPHLKDEHLPVFDCANRCGRIGTRYIKPGGHIRMMAAAQPFISGAISKTINLPNEATVEDFKDAYMDSWELMLKANALYRDGSKLSQPLNSLSDVFEDLDEEDLDEETAEAQNKVVETAEKIIHKYVADRQRLPNRRSGYTQKVKIGGQSVYLRTGEYENGQLGEIFIDMHREGAAFRSLTNCFAIAISLGLQHGVPLEEFVDAFTFTKFEPSGTVNGSPHVKMTTSVIDYIFRELAVTYLGRDDLAHVPAEDVMSRKMRPSEEAEQAREKAKRVDPKQAPGTDDDNGESEEPETVVQSQPTKKAQTAADDNSYQSDYEKAKELGYTGDSCPECGSMTMVRNGTCQKCITCGSTTGCS; from the coding sequence ATGAAATTTACACGCTTTTATACTCAGGATGATTGGGAAACCCCATTCGGGGACATGAAATTTGAGAGCCGGAAATCGGAGATTAAAAATCCGGACGGCTCAATGGTTTTTTCGATGGATGAGCTAATTGTACCTGAAGACTGGTCGCAGGTATCAACAGATGTGATAGCTCAGAAATACTTTCGCAAAGCCGGAGTCCCCAAAAAGACTAAGAAAGTCAAGGAAAAGGGAGTACCCAAATGGTTGCAGCGTTCCGTACCTGATGAAAAGGCGATGAAAGATATTCCCGAGGATGAGCGTTTTGGCGGAGAGGATGATAGTCGCCAGGTATTTCATCGTCTGGCGGGTTGCTGGACCTATTGGGGCTGGAAGCATGACTACTTTGATTCGGAAAAGAATGCAAAGGTATTTTATGATGAACTGTGCTATATGCTGGCAAACCAGATGGCGGCTCCAAACAGCCCGCAGTGGTTTAATACCGGCTTGCACTGGGCTTATGGCATCAACGGGCCGTCGCAGGGACACTATTATGTCGACGGGAAGTCCGGAGAGCTTAAGCGCTCGGAAGATGCCTATACCCATCCACAGCCGCATGCATGCTTTATCCAGAGCATTGATGACAACCTCGTGAATGAGGGCGGTATTATGGATCTGTGGGTACGGGAGGCCCGCCTCTTTAAATACGGATCCGGAACAGGCAGCAACTTTTCCAAAATTCGCGGTGAAGGAGAACCTCTGAGCGGCGGCGGAAAATCTTCCGGTCTGATGAGTTTTCTCAAGATTGGAGATAAGGCGGCCGGTGCTATCAAATCCGGTGGTACGACACGTCGTGCGGCCAAGATGGTAACGCTGGATCTGGATCATCCTGATATTGAAGAGTATGTAAACTGGAAGGTGCGCGAGGAGCAAAAGGTCGCTTCTATTGTAACAGGATCCAAAATCCTTGAAAAGCATCTCAAGAAAATTATTAAGCTGTGTAATAAGCCGGTGGAGATTGACGGGCGTACCTTCAACGGGGCGGTCAGCCGTGATCCTCTGAAAAACAAGGAGCTCGGAAAAGCAATTAAAGAAGCGAAGGAAGACCAGGTGCCGCTGAATTATATTGAACGCGTCGTTCAGCTGGCTGAGCAGGGCTTTACGGATCTGGAGTTTGATACATATGATACTGACTGGGATTCAGAGGCTTATCGTACGGTGAGTGGACAGAATTCCAACAATTCGGTCCGTATTCCCAATAAGTTTATGAAGGCCGTCAAAAATAATGACGAATGGAACCTGTATTGGAGGACTGAAAAACGTAATGCTGAGAAAGAGGGCAGAGAACCAGAGCCCTGCAAGAGTATGCCGGCGCGTGAACTCTGGGACGATATCGCCAATGCGGCCTGGGCATGTGCTGATCCGGGAGCGCAATACCATGATACGATTAATGAATGGCATACTTGTCCCGAGGACGGACCCATAAACGGTAGTAATCCCTGTTCGGAATATATGTTCCTGGATAATACGGCCTGTAACCTGGCTTCACTGAACCTGATGAAGTATTTTAAAACGGATCAGTGTCAGGAATTTGATGTGGAAGCGCTTCGTAATGCTTCCCGTTTGTGGACAGTTGTGCTGGAAATTTCAGTGCTGATGGCCCAGTTTCCCTCCAAAGAGATCGCAGATCTTTCTTATAAGTATCGCACGCTCGGTTTGGGTTATGCGAATATAGGCGCGGCTCTGATGGTTCAGGGCGTTCCCTATGATAGTCCCGAAGGTTGTGCGATTGCCGGTGGGCTGACTAGCATCATCCACATGAATGCTTATGCGACCAGTGCGGAGATGGCAAGTGAGTTGGGGACCTTTGAACGCTATGAAGCAAATAAAGAACACATGCTTCGTGTGGTTCGCAACCACAAGCGAGCGGCTTTCAATGTGGATCCCGATGAGTATGAAGGGCTTACCGTCAAGCCGATGGGTATTGATGCGAATGAATGTCCCGACAACCTGTTAAAAGCGGCACGGGAAGACTCCAAAAAGGCCGTAGAAATGGGTAAGGAACATGGCTACCGCAACGCCCAGGTAACGGTTATTGCACCGACCGGAACGATCGGTCTGGTTATGGACTGCGATACTACCGGCATTGAGCCCGACTTTGCCCTGGTGAAGTTTAAGAAACTGGCCGGCGGCGGACACTTTAAGATTATAAATCAATGCGTGCCCAAGGCGTTAGAGAACTTGGGTTACAGTCCCAAAGAGCGTAAGGAAATCATTAATTATGCAAAAGGATACGGCACGCTGGACGGTTGTCCGCATATTAATGAGGAGAGCCTGCGCGAGAAAGGCTTTGGTGATAAACAACTTGAAGCCATTGAGGAAGCGCTGCCCAGTAGTTTTGAAGTGAAATTCGCTTTTAACCAATGGACGCTCGGCGAGGATTTCTGCAAGGAAGAGCTCGGACTTACAGATGAGCAGCTTGCTAATCCGCAATTTGATATACTCAAGCATCTCGGGTTCACCAACGAGGAGATCAGGGAAGCTAATAATTATGTGTGTGGAACCATGACCGTAGAGGGCGCTCCGCATCTGAAAGATGAGCACCTGCCGGTCTTTGACTGTGCTAATCGATGTGGACGTATCGGAACACGGTACATCAAACCCGGCGGACATATCCGCATGATGGCTGCTGCACAACCGTTTATTTCCGGCGCTATTTCAAAAACGATCAACCTGCCGAACGAGGCCACCGTAGAAGACTTCAAGGATGCCTATATGGATTCCTGGGAGCTGATGCTCAAAGCCAATGCGCTTTATCGCGATGGATCAAAGCTGAGTCAGCCGCTGAATAGTCTCAGCGATGTCTTTGAAGACCTCGACGAAGAAGATCTGGATGAGGAGACCGCGGAAGCTCAGAATAAGGTAGTTGAAACGGCTGAGAAGATTATCCATAAGTATGTGGCTGATCGTCAGCGCCTGCCTAACCGTCGAAGCGGTTATACGCAGAAGGTGAAGATCGGCGGACAGAGTGTCTACCTGAGAACGGGTGAGTACGAAAACGGACAGCTAGGTGAAATCTTTATAGATATGCACCGCGAAGGCGCCGCTTTCCGAAGCCTGACCAACTGCTTTGCTATTGCAATTTCACTTGGACTGCAGCACGGGGTACCACTCGAAGAATTTGTGGATGCCTTTACCTTTACCAAGTTTGAGCCCAGCGGAACCGTTAATGGAAGTCCGCATGTTAAGATGACGACCTCTGTTATCGACTATATCTTCCGCGAGCTGGCTGTAACCTATCTCGGTCGGGATGATTTGGCTCATGTTCCTGCAGAAGATGTGATGTCGCGAAAAATGCGGCCTTCGGAAGAAGCCGAACAGGCCCGTGAAAAGGCCAAGCGCGTAGATCCAAAGCAGGCCCCTGGTACCGATGATGATAATGGTGAATCTGAGGAGCCAGAAACGGTGGTGCAATCACAACCGACGAAAAAGGCCCAGACTGCCGCAGATGACAACAGTTACCAGAGCGATTACGAGAAGGCGAAAGAACTGGGTTATACCGGCGACTCTTGCCCCGAATGCGGAAGTATGACGATGGTGCGCAACGGCACCTGTCAGAAGTGTATTACTTGCGGGTCGACTACCGGTTGCTCGTAA
- a CDS encoding diphthine--ammonia ligase has protein sequence MEKVIFNWSGGKDSSLCLLKLLESDQYDICRLLTTVNQEKGRVSMHGIREELIHLQAGQIGIPLHCVMLPDQLDMEQYDRIMSESLQAFKREGVHLGAFGDIFLEDLRKYRENKLREINVEAIFPLWNKDTDRLAREFIDLGFRAIIVSADGRKLDASFVGREFDHQFLKDLPEGVDPCGENGEFHSFVFDGPIFKDPVSFEKGKLVERSYEAPGDSAYSFSNRPAQGSSWFLDLLPDN, from the coding sequence ATGGAAAAAGTGATATTTAATTGGAGTGGAGGAAAAGACTCCTCTTTGTGTTTGCTCAAACTCCTGGAAAGTGATCAGTATGATATTTGCAGGCTGTTGACTACCGTGAATCAGGAGAAAGGCCGCGTTTCCATGCATGGAATCAGGGAAGAGCTGATTCATTTACAGGCTGGGCAAATTGGCATTCCGCTTCATTGTGTAATGTTGCCCGATCAGCTTGATATGGAACAGTACGACCGTATAATGTCCGAGTCATTGCAGGCGTTTAAAAGAGAGGGAGTCCATCTTGGAGCTTTTGGAGATATCTTTTTGGAAGACCTGCGCAAATATCGCGAAAATAAGCTCAGAGAGATTAATGTGGAAGCAATTTTTCCTTTATGGAATAAAGACACTGATCGGCTGGCCCGAGAGTTCATCGACTTGGGATTCAGAGCCATAATTGTTTCTGCCGATGGTCGGAAACTTGATGCCTCATTTGTGGGCCGCGAATTTGATCATCAGTTCTTAAAAGACTTGCCGGAGGGAGTTGATCCCTGCGGAGAAAACGGGGAGTTTCATTCTTTCGTTTTTGACGGTCCGATATTTAAAGATCCCGTTTCATTTGAGAAGGGGAAGCTTGTTGAGCGAAGCTATGAAGCACCCGGTGATTCAGCCTATTCTTTTTCCAATCGACCAGCTCAAGGATCTTCTTGGTTTTTAGATTTGTTGCCGGACAACTAG
- a CDS encoding 1,4-dihydroxy-2-naphthoyl-CoA synthase has product MNWTTVKKYDDITFKKSNGVARIAINRPEIRNAFRPKTLFELQEAFLNVREDQNIGVVLLTGEGPSPKDGKWAFCSGGDQNVRGKAGYKDDAGTPRLNVLDLQRLIRFMGKVVIAVVPGWAVGGGHSLHVVCDLTLASKEHAIFKQTDADVASFDGGYGSALLARQIGQKKAREIFFLGRNYSAQEAFDMGMVNEVVPHEELEETAYQWAQEILEKSPTAIRMIKYAFNLVDDGMVGQQVFSGEATRLAYMTDEAEEGRDAFLEKRKPNWDNYPWIG; this is encoded by the coding sequence ATGAACTGGACAACGGTTAAAAAATACGACGACATCACTTTTAAAAAATCGAACGGCGTGGCACGCATCGCTATTAACCGACCTGAAATCCGCAATGCCTTCCGTCCCAAAACGCTCTTTGAACTACAGGAGGCCTTTCTGAATGTGCGAGAAGATCAAAATATAGGCGTGGTTTTACTTACCGGCGAAGGGCCTTCTCCCAAAGACGGAAAATGGGCGTTTTGCTCCGGCGGCGACCAGAACGTACGCGGGAAAGCCGGCTACAAGGATGATGCCGGAACGCCGCGCCTCAATGTGCTTGATCTGCAACGGCTTATCCGCTTTATGGGCAAGGTGGTGATTGCCGTAGTTCCCGGCTGGGCGGTCGGCGGCGGACATAGTCTCCACGTAGTTTGTGACTTAACGCTGGCCAGTAAAGAACACGCTATTTTCAAACAAACCGATGCCGACGTAGCTAGCTTCGACGGTGGGTATGGCTCTGCCCTGCTCGCGCGGCAAATAGGGCAGAAAAAGGCACGGGAAATATTCTTTTTGGGGCGTAACTACTCTGCCCAGGAAGCTTTTGATATGGGCATGGTAAACGAAGTCGTTCCCCATGAAGAACTGGAAGAAACGGCTTATCAGTGGGCGCAGGAGATCCTGGAAAAAAGTCCCACTGCAATACGAATGATCAAATACGCCTTCAATTTAGTGGATGACGGCATGGTAGGCCAACAGGTATTTTCCGGCGAAGCTACACGACTGGCTTACATGACGGATGAAGCTGAAGAAGGACGCGATGCCTTTTTGGAAAAACGAAAGCCGAACTGGGATAATTACCCCTGGATTGGTTAG
- a CDS encoding O-methyltransferase yields MKDTAFQQIPEALKSIEQDTKKSDFTMPSERKTGSLLRTLVSSKPGGRFLELGTGTGLSTAWLLSGMHPSSLLDSVDNDNTVLEIARRHLGHDKRLTFHNCDGGDFIRQAQPNYYDLIFADAWPGKYSLLDETLDLLNVGGFYIIDDMSPQQNWPEGHEKKVKKLLKTLNEYSHLNVCRLAWATGIIICCRVN; encoded by the coding sequence ATGAAAGATACTGCATTCCAACAAATTCCAGAGGCCCTCAAGTCCATTGAACAGGATACTAAAAAGAGTGACTTTACGATGCCTTCTGAACGTAAAACAGGATCACTGTTGCGTACACTCGTTAGCTCCAAACCCGGTGGACGTTTCCTTGAATTGGGAACCGGGACGGGGCTTTCGACAGCCTGGCTTCTCTCCGGCATGCATCCGTCTTCGCTGCTCGACTCAGTTGATAATGATAATACAGTCCTTGAAATTGCCCGGCGACATCTTGGGCATGATAAACGCCTTACATTTCACAACTGTGATGGAGGAGATTTTATCAGGCAGGCACAGCCCAATTATTATGATCTGATTTTCGCGGATGCCTGGCCGGGTAAGTATAGTTTGCTGGATGAAACCCTGGATCTGCTTAACGTTGGAGGATTCTACATAATCGATGATATGAGTCCCCAGCAAAACTGGCCCGAGGGACATGAAAAAAAGGTGAAAAAACTTTTGAAGACACTTAATGAATACTCACATCTCAATGTATGCCGCTTAGCATGGGCTACCGGTATCATTATTTGTTGCCGGGTAAATTAA
- the menH gene encoding 2-succinyl-6-hydroxy-2,4-cyclohexadiene-1-carboxylate synthase, protein MEFLVMETIELNQQNYTYCIHQQKAGLPFLLMLHGFMGDHRVFNHLMDDLRSFCNPVTLDLLGYGESSKPASEYRYDEQHQIADIKAFINHLEVEKLYIHGYSMGGRLALKTALHTSGEFEGLILESTTCGITDPAKRKERIKTDNKRANQIETDFQHFISRWKELDLFKSPVSVNKSLMQEYHQIQLAQSPTSLAASLRGFGTGSMTPACSDIKQLDLPVLLIAGTADKKYQRINRYLEKQFPNTTFQSIKAGHRVHLDNPTQFADTINQFINKFTLD, encoded by the coding sequence TTGGAATTTCTAGTTATGGAAACCATTGAACTCAATCAGCAAAATTATACCTATTGCATCCATCAGCAAAAAGCAGGGCTCCCCTTCCTGCTGATGCTCCATGGCTTTATGGGCGATCATCGTGTGTTCAATCATCTGATGGACGATCTGCGTAGTTTTTGTAATCCCGTAACTCTTGATCTGCTCGGCTATGGAGAATCATCCAAACCTGCATCCGAATATCGCTATGATGAGCAACACCAAATAGCCGACATTAAAGCTTTCATAAATCACCTTGAGGTAGAAAAATTATATATCCACGGCTATAGCATGGGCGGAAGACTGGCGTTGAAAACGGCACTCCATACATCCGGGGAGTTTGAAGGGCTGATATTGGAAAGCACTACCTGTGGAATCACTGATCCAGCGAAACGTAAGGAGCGAATAAAGACCGACAACAAAAGAGCGAATCAAATTGAAACCGATTTCCAGCATTTTATATCCAGATGGAAAGAGTTAGATTTGTTTAAGTCTCCTGTGTCTGTTAATAAATCGTTAATGCAGGAGTATCACCAGATTCAGTTGGCCCAATCGCCCACCAGTCTGGCAGCTTCCTTACGAGGATTTGGTACCGGATCAATGACTCCGGCCTGCAGTGATATCAAACAACTGGATTTACCGGTTCTTTTAATAGCTGGTACAGCGGATAAGAAATACCAGCGCATAAACCGCTATTTGGAGAAACAATTTCCCAATACTACGTTTCAATCCATCAAAGCCGGTCATAGGGTCCACCTGGATAATCCCACACAGTTTGCGGATACCATAAATCAATTTATCAATAAATTTACTTTAGACTAA
- a CDS encoding TonB-dependent receptor plug domain-containing protein, producing MTQLYKQISTAVLFCTFLFLYQAAYGQTIADTLQLEEIEVVATRIHQPLIYQPTNVEVTDSSRLSLLKGQSIGEVIAMESSLFIKEYGPGGMSTASQRGLSSEQIQVLWEGVPINSPTLGQTDLSLLPANIFSEIQLSSGTPSTAFGGGSLSGALYLRSDWNAGKYFSARQRIGSYGQWQSSMEGHYSTQELQVSVHSMYDYSENDFEYYNRAYNRTEKREHNRSKGVNVMASVGKELNNGHWKSVFWVADKDNQIPGSILKTDSKSRQEDQALRWLGTYERKLGNAEFSFKNYLSRVELNYFDPDTDTRSFSTNKRWMVSSDLKYPVAEQLLLKGEISGALTGVTSNNYVTDKSRSQFSMLANPEVMLVDHRLRLYPALRMDAYNDFGTVVSPSLGINYELFPDKLFLRGQLSRDFNPPTFNALYWGQGGNPNLKAERSNTGEAGIIITPRKFLGVSSIRLTGYYSKISNGIRWYPGDDGIYTPSNVEELTTKGIEAEIDNSYLISPGWQLNIQQSGILNRTEIMTPRFPGDEAVGSQLRYTPQWKYNGTLSLQKDIFKALIQYRWVGRRYTTDTEDLRDSLDPYQVLDVSVQTQKQLQALELTLQAGVKNLLDTNYEIIQWYAMPQRNFSLSLTVTYHL from the coding sequence ATGACCCAATTATATAAACAAATCAGTACAGCTGTTTTATTCTGTACGTTCTTATTTCTTTATCAGGCAGCCTATGGCCAGACTATAGCTGATACACTTCAATTGGAAGAAATTGAAGTAGTGGCTACCCGTATACACCAGCCTTTAATCTATCAGCCCACGAATGTAGAAGTGACTGATTCTTCGCGCCTCAGTCTTTTAAAGGGACAGTCTATAGGAGAAGTGATAGCCATGGAGTCTTCTCTGTTTATCAAAGAGTACGGGCCGGGCGGCATGTCTACGGCCTCTCAACGGGGACTTTCTTCCGAGCAGATACAGGTGCTTTGGGAAGGCGTTCCTATCAATAGTCCTACGCTTGGGCAAACAGATCTTTCGCTATTGCCCGCCAATATTTTTTCGGAGATACAATTGAGCTCGGGAACGCCAAGCACAGCTTTTGGTGGGGGAAGTTTGTCCGGCGCACTCTATTTGCGATCTGATTGGAATGCCGGGAAATATTTTTCTGCTCGTCAAAGGATTGGGTCATATGGGCAATGGCAATCCTCAATGGAAGGACACTATAGTACTCAAGAACTCCAGGTTTCGGTGCACAGCATGTACGACTACTCTGAAAATGATTTTGAGTATTATAACCGAGCCTATAACCGAACGGAAAAGAGAGAGCATAACCGCAGTAAAGGCGTTAATGTAATGGCTTCGGTAGGTAAAGAATTAAACAATGGACATTGGAAATCTGTTTTTTGGGTGGCTGACAAAGATAATCAAATTCCGGGATCTATTTTAAAAACTGACAGTAAGAGCCGTCAGGAAGATCAAGCTCTTCGCTGGTTAGGTACCTATGAACGTAAGCTTGGGAATGCAGAATTTTCGTTTAAGAACTATTTAAGTCGTGTGGAGCTGAACTATTTTGATCCGGACACAGATACCCGAAGCTTTAGTACCAATAAGCGCTGGATGGTCAGTTCCGATCTGAAATATCCTGTTGCTGAACAGTTGTTATTGAAAGGAGAGATCAGTGGAGCATTGACGGGTGTGACCTCCAATAACTATGTGACTGATAAAAGCCGTAGTCAGTTTAGCATGCTTGCCAATCCGGAAGTGATGCTGGTGGACCACAGGTTAAGGCTATATCCGGCATTGCGAATGGATGCATACAATGATTTTGGAACTGTAGTCAGCCCTTCATTGGGGATAAATTATGAGTTGTTTCCTGATAAGCTTTTTCTGCGGGGACAGCTGAGCCGGGATTTTAATCCGCCCACTTTTAACGCGTTGTACTGGGGACAAGGTGGAAACCCAAATTTGAAAGCAGAGCGAAGTAACACCGGCGAAGCAGGTATTATAATAACTCCGCGAAAATTTTTGGGTGTATCTTCCATTAGATTAACGGGCTATTACAGTAAGATCAGTAATGGCATCCGCTGGTATCCCGGGGATGATGGTATCTATACGCCATCTAATGTAGAAGAGCTAACTACAAAAGGAATAGAAGCCGAAATTGACAATAGTTATTTGATTTCCCCAGGCTGGCAATTGAATATTCAACAATCGGGTATCCTAAACCGCACAGAGATAATGACTCCTCGTTTTCCCGGTGATGAGGCTGTTGGGAGCCAGCTACGGTATACTCCGCAGTGGAAATATAACGGTACCCTCAGCTTACAAAAAGATATTTTTAAGGCTCTCATTCAGTATCGCTGGGTTGGTCGGCGATATACGACTGATACCGAAGACCTGCGTGATTCACTCGATCCTTATCAGGTATTGGATGTGAGTGTACAAACCCAAAAACAACTGCAAGCATTGGAGCTTACATTACAGGCAGGAGTTAAGAATCTCCTGGATACCAATTATGAGATTATTCAGTGGTACGCCATGCCTCAACGAAATTTTAGTTTATCATTAACAGTAACTTATCATTTATAA